From the genome of Thiomicrorhabdus aquaedulcis, one region includes:
- a CDS encoding DUF4160 domain-containing protein, whose protein sequence is MPTISSFYGIIIQMFYGDHAPPHIHVKYSGNNAVVDFQKMEIIKGFLPRRAANLVLDWVELHQPELMEDWELCSNHQEPNPIAPLE, encoded by the coding sequence ATGCCAACAATCAGTTCGTTCTACGGTATCATTATTCAAATGTTTTATGGTGACCACGCCCCACCACACATTCATGTTAAATACAGCGGGAATAATGCGGTGGTTGATTTTCAAAAAATGGAAATAATTAAAGGTTTTTTGCCGCGTCGAGCTGCAAACTTGGTATTAGACTGGGTAGAGTTGCATCAACCTGAACTAATGGAGGATTGGGAGCTTTGCTCGAACCACCAAGAGCCAAACCCAATTGCACCCTTGGAGTAA
- a CDS encoding DUF2442 domain-containing protein, with amino-acid sequence MEWDVTEVSVKADNTLFVCFKDGVQGTVEFTNSFFYGVFERLRDPQEFRQVSVVEGVVTWPGELDLAPDAMHEEIKKNGNWVLN; translated from the coding sequence ATGGAATGGGACGTAACAGAAGTTAGTGTAAAGGCAGACAATACCCTTTTTGTTTGCTTTAAGGATGGCGTTCAAGGAACTGTCGAATTTACCAACTCTTTTTTTTATGGTGTTTTTGAACGACTAAGAGACCCCCAAGAGTTCCGTCAAGTAAGCGTTGTTGAAGGTGTTGTTACATGGCCAGGTGAATTGGATTTGGCTCCTGATGCGATGCACGAAGAGATTAAAAAAAATGGCAATTGGGTGTTAAATTAG
- a CDS encoding RecT family recombinase, with protein MSNQVTVINQVLSNSKQDLVNLLPAHIKVENFMQICQTAAMVNPDLQTCTASSLAQAFIQCAKDGLVPDGKEAAIVIYNKKQGSNWVANAQYQPMIDGILKRLRQSGEVPYISAKVVYTEDQFDTGMDINGEYLSFKPNYNSKNRTNNDIKLVFAMAKLKNGEAIIEVMTLEDVQRIMMLSKSAIDTKTGKLNEWSVWGKFFDRMALKTVLHRLAKRLPNSSEVMEMLEREIQVREIKNGRFEEITPVQTAPSVSVEKIEELKKMVASSRSNEAQMFAFISSVSQRTVNSYQDLDAVQYENLVSMIEKKIQKNVQQQREADMQGNVLNGEFVQATA; from the coding sequence ATGTCAAATCAAGTCACCGTTATCAACCAAGTTTTAAGTAACTCAAAGCAAGACTTAGTTAATCTGTTGCCGGCTCATATTAAAGTAGAAAACTTCATGCAGATTTGCCAAACAGCGGCAATGGTCAATCCAGACTTGCAAACATGTACAGCCAGCTCATTAGCCCAGGCATTCATTCAGTGCGCCAAAGACGGCCTAGTTCCAGACGGCAAAGAAGCGGCCATCGTCATCTACAACAAAAAACAAGGTTCAAATTGGGTGGCTAATGCCCAGTACCAACCGATGATTGACGGCATTTTAAAACGCTTGAGACAGTCGGGTGAAGTGCCTTACATTTCTGCAAAAGTCGTCTACACCGAAGACCAATTTGATACTGGGATGGACATTAATGGCGAGTATTTGTCTTTCAAGCCTAATTACAATTCAAAAAACCGGACAAACAACGACATCAAATTAGTGTTCGCTATGGCCAAGCTAAAAAATGGCGAAGCCATTATTGAAGTGATGACGCTCGAAGACGTACAGCGGATTATGATGCTGTCCAAATCAGCTATTGATACCAAGACAGGCAAGTTGAACGAGTGGTCGGTGTGGGGTAAGTTCTTTGACCGTATGGCCTTAAAAACCGTTCTTCACCGTTTGGCCAAAAGATTGCCAAACTCCTCAGAAGTGATGGAAATGCTAGAGCGCGAAATCCAAGTTCGTGAAATTAAAAACGGACGTTTTGAGGAAATCACCCCAGTACAGACCGCACCTTCAGTTTCAGTTGAGAAAATTGAAGAGTTGAAAAAAATGGTGGCATCGAGCCGAAGCAACGAAGCCCAAATGTTCGCATTCATCTCCTCCGTTTCTCAGCGTACTGTGAATTCCTACCAAGATTTAGACGCTGTGCAATACGAAAATTTGGTCTCTATGATTGAGAAAAAAATCCAAAAAAACGTCCAGCAGCAACGCGAAGCTGATATGCAAGGCAACGTTTTGAACGGTGAATTTGTTCAAGCCACCGCTTGA
- a CDS encoding YqaJ viral recombinase family protein encodes MQTEFVTEFVNLVQGSLEWLEFRKNHYPASEAPSMMGESKFEPLKPEDLALIRLGLKAVVVSDYQQTIFDNGHETEECARPLVAMLINEPLANTTCRMNVPSLSMMLSASLDGITFDGDTLFEHKQWNESLAEDVRNKSLTPAYTWQLEQQLLVSGAKKVIFVTSDAFKLPAEDLEQFRDSLVTFSEEQIDEAGVRFHYAANHFEYMEYTPQPGKAQELIKGWENFEQTVAEVLVDNDVWASLADEYLAAKKELDVLMAQKDAIESRMEPFKKALINSAKSAGSIKMIGSGVEVSRMTRKGGLDEKSLLQFMSAEELDSCRKAESSSWQVKAAKNKPTPEQIKNAKAIQAKHGNKQSNQVPAVMPNRNVMEAGLFNF; translated from the coding sequence ATGCAAACTGAATTTGTTACTGAATTTGTAAACCTGGTTCAAGGGTCTCTTGAATGGCTAGAGTTCCGCAAGAACCATTACCCTGCGTCTGAAGCGCCTTCAATGATGGGTGAAAGCAAGTTCGAGCCGCTCAAGCCCGAAGACCTTGCTTTAATCCGACTAGGATTGAAAGCGGTGGTCGTCAGCGATTATCAGCAAACTATTTTCGACAATGGCCATGAGACCGAAGAGTGCGCTCGCCCGCTGGTCGCGATGCTTATTAACGAACCGCTGGCCAATACGACGTGTCGAATGAACGTGCCGTCTTTGTCCATGATGCTGTCTGCCAGTCTTGATGGGATTACGTTTGATGGCGACACTTTGTTTGAACACAAACAATGGAACGAGTCATTGGCAGAAGATGTTCGCAACAAGAGTTTAACGCCTGCGTATACCTGGCAGCTTGAGCAGCAATTGTTGGTTTCTGGCGCTAAAAAAGTCATTTTCGTTACTTCAGATGCCTTCAAGCTACCGGCGGAAGACCTTGAACAGTTTCGAGATTCACTGGTTACGTTCAGCGAAGAGCAAATCGACGAAGCCGGCGTAAGATTCCATTACGCGGCCAACCACTTTGAATACATGGAATACACGCCTCAACCGGGTAAAGCGCAAGAGCTAATTAAAGGCTGGGAAAACTTTGAACAGACCGTTGCGGAAGTTTTGGTCGATAACGACGTTTGGGCAAGCCTGGCGGACGAATATCTTGCCGCGAAAAAAGAGCTTGATGTATTGATGGCTCAAAAAGACGCGATTGAAAGTCGCATGGAGCCGTTCAAAAAAGCGTTGATTAACAGCGCCAAGAGCGCCGGCTCTATCAAAATGATTGGCAGTGGGGTAGAGGTTTCAAGAATGACCCGTAAAGGTGGCTTGGATGAAAAAAGCTTGCTCCAGTTCATGTCCGCCGAAGAGTTGGATTCGTGCCGTAAAGCCGAATCTTCTTCTTGGCAAGTAAAAGCCGCCAAAAACAAACCCACGCCTGAGCAAATTAAAAACGCAAAAGCGATACAAGCCAAGCACGGCAACAAACAAAGCAATCAAGTCCCAGCGGTCATGCCTAATAGAAATGTCATGGAAGCCGGCTTGTTCAACTTCTAA
- a CDS encoding methyl-accepting chemotaxis protein translates to MDISAVTEAKTIHQGDYIHTTSEIKDIKGEIIGYSLTSIDASTYQTYLDGNLAVVKNTFYSVITSTLITSLSLLFLTWLLLIRPIARMEKQIQAAVDSSDLFARVESVGNNEMAALALAYNDQVSKFQQAFNDVSLSLSNILKGELTTRLDQEYKADFKVIQNQLNSTVDGLQNTFKRINEVLTDLRNGQFGNSHSNDLDGQYFDIVESAKNTMHDLSNVFKEIDDVMLQVSKGDFSLRIKSTTKGDIKKLSEIINGSLVNLERGFDDVVNASQRLAQGDFTTEITGSYEYKIDDAKQAINTAVRDLREMVYGIQKAAYSIQGSMQSVATGTESLNERTQEQAASLEETSAAMEQTSAQVKNNLELTKEATQIANGQTLILTNMNSVMSETQDSMHSIKEASDRIQSITSLIDSIAFQTNLLALNAAVEAARAGEHGRGFAVVAGEVRNLAGKSADAAKEINKLIGETSKSVDSGASKVNEVSELVKEITTQTNRMKGVAASLEVSSNEQFIGINEVNHAIASIDSVTQQNAALAEETYATVETVTGDAESLIQTINRFKI, encoded by the coding sequence GTGGACATTTCCGCCGTTACCGAGGCAAAAACCATTCATCAAGGCGATTATATTCACACCACTTCCGAAATAAAGGACATTAAGGGTGAGATTATTGGCTACTCCTTAACCAGCATTGATGCATCGACTTATCAAACGTATTTGGATGGTAATTTAGCGGTGGTGAAAAACACCTTTTACAGCGTTATTACATCAACATTGATTACGTCGTTGTCGTTACTGTTCTTAACCTGGCTTCTATTGATTCGCCCTATTGCTCGCATGGAAAAACAGATTCAAGCGGCGGTAGATTCTAGCGATTTATTTGCTCGCGTTGAAAGCGTAGGCAACAATGAAATGGCTGCGCTTGCGCTTGCCTATAACGACCAGGTAAGCAAGTTTCAACAAGCGTTTAATGACGTGTCTTTGTCGCTTAGCAATATTTTAAAAGGCGAGTTAACCACTCGACTAGACCAAGAATACAAAGCCGATTTTAAAGTCATTCAAAACCAACTTAACAGCACCGTAGACGGTCTGCAAAATACCTTTAAACGCATTAACGAAGTGCTAACTGATTTACGCAATGGGCAATTTGGCAACTCACATTCTAACGACTTAGACGGGCAATACTTTGACATTGTTGAATCCGCTAAAAACACGATGCACGACCTGTCCAACGTTTTCAAAGAGATTGACGACGTTATGTTGCAAGTGTCTAAAGGTGACTTCTCACTGAGAATTAAATCAACAACGAAAGGCGACATCAAAAAGCTGTCTGAAATAATCAACGGCTCATTGGTCAACCTTGAGCGTGGCTTTGATGACGTGGTAAATGCGTCACAACGCCTAGCACAAGGCGACTTTACAACCGAAATCACGGGCAGTTACGAGTACAAAATCGACGACGCTAAACAGGCGATTAACACCGCTGTTCGCGACTTAAGGGAAATGGTTTACGGCATCCAAAAAGCGGCTTATAGCATCCAGGGTTCCATGCAATCGGTAGCCACTGGCACTGAAAGTCTCAACGAGAGAACGCAAGAACAAGCGGCTTCATTGGAAGAAACATCCGCCGCAATGGAGCAAACTTCAGCTCAGGTAAAAAACAATCTTGAGCTTACAAAAGAAGCGACTCAAATTGCGAACGGACAAACTCTTATCTTAACGAACATGAACAGCGTAATGTCCGAAACGCAAGACTCTATGCACTCTATTAAGGAGGCCAGTGACCGCATACAAAGCATCACATCACTAATTGACTCAATCGCGTTCCAAACCAATTTGCTGGCGTTAAATGCGGCGGTTGAAGCGGCGCGTGCCGGTGAACACGGTCGTGGGTTTGCGGTGGTTGCGGGCGAGGTTCGTAATCTTGCTGGGAAATCGGCGGACGCGGCAAAAGAGATAAATAAGCTGATTGGTGAGACCTCTAAATCGGTTGATTCGGGTGCGAGCAAGGTAAACGAGGTCAGTGAGTTGGTTAAAGAAATCACAACACAGACTAACCGAATGAAAGGTGTGGCCGCCAGCTTAGAGGTTTCATCTAACGAGCAATTTATTGGGATAAATGAAGTCAATCATGCCATTGCCAGTATTGATTCTGTTACGCAGCAGAATGCGGCTTTGGCGGAAGAGACCTATGCCACCGTTGAAACGGTAACGGGTGATGCGGAATCTCTCATTCAAACAATTAATCGTTTTAAAATTTAG
- a CDS encoding PAS domain S-box protein, with protein MSNNLRPTAKIDEHGEILSVNQDYLTILGYQKESDMVGHKIAEFRSASFPPAIQEDIVRIISSNHPYTGFTIEKTASGQEIYLAMTLIPLGQSIYKGYTAIKRALSPIEISQIKARMDSLAKGHSVINNGVIKTSFT; from the coding sequence ATGAGCAACAACTTAAGACCAACAGCAAAAATAGACGAACACGGCGAAATCCTATCGGTAAACCAGGATTATCTAACCATTCTTGGTTATCAAAAAGAATCTGACATGGTCGGTCATAAAATTGCCGAGTTTCGCTCTGCAAGTTTTCCCCCCGCAATCCAAGAAGATATTGTCCGCATTATCAGCTCAAACCACCCTTACACCGGGTTTACGATTGAAAAGACTGCCAGTGGCCAGGAGATTTACCTTGCCATGACACTCATCCCTTTAGGGCAGTCGATTTACAAAGGCTATACCGCTATCAAGCGTGCGCTTTCTCCTATCGAGATTTCACAAATTAAAGCCAGAATGGATTCTTTGGCCAAGGGTCATTCCGTTATTAATAACGGCGTAATTAAAACAAGCTTTACATGA
- a CDS encoding lytic transglycosylase domain-containing protein — protein MKRILFTLLVLTSFNSHAKNAELLVEQCLPPAYWTVMKSIVKVESSGKLYALGVNEAGYKSHYPQTVNEARYTIRSLLEKGLSFGIGLAQIDTQHFKPGKLFWKRGFTEEDALDPCTNLKMGAMIFSDNYRRYGNVADALSAYNTGSPTRGYKNGYLARFN, from the coding sequence ATGAAAAGAATCTTATTTACATTACTGGTACTGACCTCATTTAACAGTCACGCAAAAAACGCAGAACTCTTAGTTGAGCAATGCCTACCCCCCGCTTACTGGACAGTAATGAAGAGCATTGTCAAAGTGGAATCCAGTGGAAAACTGTATGCGCTAGGCGTTAATGAGGCAGGCTACAAGAGCCATTATCCTCAAACCGTTAATGAAGCTAGGTACACCATTAGAAGCTTGCTTGAAAAGGGCTTGAGCTTCGGCATAGGCCTGGCGCAAATTGATACTCAACACTTTAAGCCAGGCAAGCTGTTTTGGAAAAGAGGCTTTACCGAGGAGGACGCTCTTGACCCATGCACTAACTTAAAAATGGGTGCCATGATTTTTAGTGACAATTATCGTCGATACGGAAATGTGGCCGACGCCCTATCCGCTTACAACACAGGAAGCCCAACAAGAGGCTACAAAAACGGATACCTAGCTCGATTTAATTAA
- the traN gene encoding conjugal transfer protein TraN has translation MLNGTIYYKNYTTTGRQEGGYYTQVALIDVPNLGASIPASCQSGYSMSSDQTSCSMNYPATQSYQEAQPGCMGGAVYSAGQEIKSSEELVSGTQSGGTMTCESENYSCPAGMAMNGSLCEDLSRMQYATNPKCVNLGYIAASQTEGFLCITQELTECAAMPNDCTEKSSVCVYKDEIPNSPTYNQCLATERTMVCPVPGETVISENCSYKPMCMDGNCFEQEQKCPIIPGVSPVQHYDETCQNITREDIQSCPVTYTYSAPDENGERVITGANVNTSTCTWSKDAKCKMAVVRPKTDEEGKSYWPTVANFSCLGDTMNLCASLDADKECTLTNTENEQFSIDGSTPIVISKHFDCARAITTASDTCTDDFAKMAVAMEASRQGGNYFDPNDIKIFGGEFHRCDRREAAFGGVSFGSKSCCNISAPDPQNNRDVLAEAKMSIGMQAGMGLIDYSIDSGTSYVYDFMMNNSMFQSVSTKLMGMAGMASSAASQSDMLADQVAGFDQAQFGVSYAGIGISYVGGAEAAGQVLTTGGWTGSSSMSLGGGFQLQFSPVGFYIFAAMQLYQMYQAALACDEDDYKTATLTKGKLCYSHGSWCEKKDCGLFGCTCVKYRTGKCCFNSKLARIINEQGRKQLGLTMKDCNGFTIDQLQKLDWGKIDLSEFISDMLNKAQQNLPTADDLKRLNDKVIDTINTSSPNGVQPIDLGKDGKSKVHN, from the coding sequence GTGCTAAATGGAACGATTTATTACAAAAACTACACAACTACCGGACGGCAAGAAGGAGGTTACTATACACAGGTGGCGCTTATTGACGTCCCAAACTTGGGCGCATCAATTCCCGCAAGCTGTCAGTCCGGCTACTCAATGTCAAGTGACCAAACATCATGCTCAATGAACTACCCAGCCACCCAATCCTACCAAGAGGCGCAGCCAGGTTGTATGGGCGGCGCGGTGTACTCCGCCGGTCAAGAAATAAAATCCAGTGAAGAATTGGTTAGCGGCACGCAATCCGGCGGAACGATGACGTGTGAATCCGAAAACTATTCTTGCCCCGCTGGAATGGCCATGAACGGCTCTTTGTGCGAAGACCTTAGCCGTATGCAGTATGCAACCAATCCAAAGTGTGTGAACCTGGGCTACATTGCCGCGTCTCAAACAGAAGGGTTTTTGTGTATCACACAAGAACTCACAGAGTGCGCCGCAATGCCCAACGACTGCACCGAAAAAAGCTCTGTGTGCGTTTACAAAGACGAAATACCCAACAGCCCCACTTACAATCAATGTTTGGCGACGGAACGGACAATGGTGTGCCCAGTGCCGGGGGAAACCGTTATCTCTGAAAATTGCAGTTACAAGCCTATGTGCATGGACGGCAACTGTTTTGAGCAAGAACAAAAATGCCCAATCATCCCCGGCGTGAGTCCGGTTCAGCATTACGATGAAACCTGTCAAAACATAACGCGTGAGGATATTCAAAGTTGTCCGGTAACGTACACGTACAGTGCTCCAGATGAGAACGGTGAGCGCGTCATTACCGGTGCCAACGTCAACACGTCTACCTGCACATGGTCAAAGGACGCTAAGTGCAAAATGGCGGTCGTTAGACCTAAAACAGACGAAGAAGGCAAGTCGTATTGGCCAACCGTGGCCAACTTCTCATGCCTAGGTGACACCATGAACCTGTGTGCCTCTTTGGATGCGGATAAAGAGTGTACGCTCACCAACACTGAGAATGAGCAGTTTTCGATTGATGGCAGTACGCCTATCGTGATTTCAAAGCATTTTGATTGTGCCCGCGCCATTACAACCGCGTCAGATACGTGTACAGATGACTTTGCAAAAATGGCGGTTGCTATGGAAGCCTCTCGACAAGGCGGTAACTACTTTGACCCCAATGACATCAAGATTTTCGGCGGCGAATTCCACCGATGCGATAGACGCGAAGCCGCTTTTGGCGGCGTAAGCTTCGGAAGTAAGTCGTGCTGTAACATCTCCGCTCCTGACCCACAAAATAACCGTGACGTTTTGGCGGAAGCAAAAATGTCCATTGGTATGCAAGCCGGTATGGGCTTAATTGACTATTCCATTGACTCAGGCACCTCTTACGTTTACGACTTTATGATGAATAACAGCATGTTCCAATCGGTTTCTACAAAACTAATGGGCATGGCAGGCATGGCCTCTAGCGCAGCGTCTCAAAGCGATATGCTTGCTGACCAAGTGGCCGGCTTTGACCAGGCGCAGTTCGGCGTTAGTTACGCGGGGATTGGTATTTCATACGTTGGTGGGGCAGAGGCAGCCGGCCAAGTCTTAACAACCGGTGGATGGACAGGTTCTTCGTCTATGTCTTTAGGCGGTGGATTCCAGTTGCAGTTCAGCCCGGTTGGATTCTACATTTTCGCGGCCATGCAGCTTTATCAAATGTATCAAGCCGCCTTAGCGTGTGATGAGGACGACTACAAGACCGCAACACTGACCAAAGGTAAATTATGTTACTCCCACGGCTCATGGTGCGAGAAAAAGGATTGCGGACTGTTCGGCTGTACGTGTGTGAAATACAGAACCGGCAAATGCTGCTTTAACTCTAAACTTGCACGCATCATCAACGAGCAAGGTCGCAAGCAACTTGGTCTGACAATGAAAGACTGTAATGGCTTCACAATTGACCAACTTCAGAAATTGGACTGGGGAAAAATCGACCTATCTGAATTTATCTCAGACATGCTTAATAAAGCCCAGCAAAACTTGCCCACGGCGGACGATTTGAAACGCTTAAACGACAAAGTTATTGACACGATTAACACCTCATCACCCAACGGTGTACAGCCTATCGACCTAGGAAAAGACGGAAAAAGCAAGGTTCATAACTAA
- a CDS encoding HNH endonuclease family protein, with translation MNIELKKIKIENLVQRYYSHPDNGVYALDGNLNVRPAYQREFVYKDAQRDAVIETVMKGYPLNTIYWAKNSDETFEVLDGQQRTISICEFAVGNFSINYRSFYNLHEDEKNKFLDYELMVYVCSGSESEKLEWFKTINIAGEKLLDQELRNAIYTGAWLVDAKKYFSRQGGAAHAIGKDYLKGHAIRQEYLETAIFWHSHEIHNHKPNIEKYMSEHQHENSAVALWMYYERVIGWVKAIFTNYRKEMKGLPWGVFFNLHSATKLDPVQIESKIKTLMQDEDVTNKRGVYEYILSGDEKHLNVRAFDEKMRREAYERQVGICPITGEHYPIADMEADHIIPWSQGGKTNAENCQMIEKFANRTKSNK, from the coding sequence ATGAACATTGAGCTAAAAAAAATCAAAATAGAAAATTTGGTACAAAGATATTATAGCCACCCTGATAACGGCGTATACGCACTGGATGGCAATCTTAATGTTCGACCCGCCTACCAGCGCGAATTTGTTTATAAAGACGCACAAAGGGATGCTGTAATAGAAACAGTAATGAAAGGTTATCCTCTTAATACTATTTATTGGGCTAAAAACTCAGATGAAACATTTGAAGTTCTTGATGGTCAACAAAGAACAATATCAATATGCGAATTTGCTGTTGGCAACTTTTCCATTAACTATCGTTCATTTTATAATCTACATGAGGATGAAAAGAATAAATTCTTAGATTATGAGCTTATGGTTTATGTGTGTAGTGGTAGCGAGAGTGAAAAACTTGAATGGTTTAAAACAATTAACATTGCCGGTGAAAAGCTACTCGACCAAGAACTAAGAAACGCCATATACACAGGCGCATGGTTAGTTGACGCCAAAAAATATTTTAGCCGTCAAGGAGGTGCCGCACATGCAATTGGGAAGGATTATTTAAAAGGCCATGCAATCAGGCAAGAGTATCTTGAAACAGCTATATTCTGGCACAGCCATGAAATTCATAACCATAAACCTAATATAGAAAAATACATGTCCGAGCATCAGCATGAAAATTCTGCGGTTGCTTTATGGATGTATTATGAACGAGTGATTGGCTGGGTTAAAGCAATCTTTACCAATTACAGAAAGGAAATGAAAGGATTGCCGTGGGGTGTTTTTTTTAACCTTCACAGCGCAACAAAATTAGACCCGGTTCAAATAGAAAGCAAAATAAAAACTCTAATGCAGGATGAAGATGTTACAAACAAAAGGGGTGTTTACGAATACATTTTAAGCGGTGATGAAAAACACTTAAACGTTAGAGCTTTTGATGAAAAAATGCGCCGCGAAGCCTATGAACGTCAAGTCGGAATATGCCCTATTACAGGAGAGCACTACCCTATCGCAGACATGGAGGCTGACCATATCATACCGTGGTCACAAGGTGGAAAAACTAATGCCGAAAACTGTCAAATGATTGAAAAGTTTGCAAACAGAACTAAATCTAATAAATGA